In Clostridium swellfunianum, a genomic segment contains:
- a CDS encoding YheC/YheD family protein, with the protein MFYRIVSCDRTEESLIVSKDFEKKYLNENIKIINICAGQRKQNIKVQISSNLDDYTLEISSDILEYLLIPLDVFYQVNIQDNCINIGPIIGLLITKHNRDLTKGMLKRLLLYTLHYEKFNGLICVFSWEGIEFISKVIKGFYFKYDNSTKSGFWKEGIIPFPNVVYNRTLLTKFKIQKLKENVNNKLFNSLQLNKLDFWRMAEKSNLVSNNIPDTKLLSSIEDLDKMLEKYDYVYLKPIGSSLARGLIRVHKSEGSYCFQINDNPYPVLVQSGETAFNYFNRIKHKQQYLVQQGINSIKFENRYIDFRVIMQKNETLEWKCTKIVAKIGKQNGICSNFKEDGYALTFEEVFIRVLKLEDKEINNIKTKLINICNNLCKMFDETGENFGDLGIDAAIDDKLNIWILEANTRQDHKIILPLKDRKSFHETKSNPIKYAVASSSFNIYNN; encoded by the coding sequence ATGTTTTATAGGATAGTTTCATGTGATAGAACAGAAGAAAGCTTGATAGTTTCTAAAGATTTTGAAAAAAAATACTTAAATGAAAATATTAAAATTATTAATATTTGTGCAGGTCAAAGAAAGCAAAATATAAAGGTACAAATATCATCAAACTTAGATGATTATACTCTGGAGATATCAAGTGATATACTAGAGTATCTTTTAATACCTTTAGATGTTTTTTATCAAGTAAATATTCAAGATAATTGCATAAATATTGGCCCTATTATTGGACTTTTAATCACTAAGCACAATCGTGATTTGACTAAAGGCATGCTTAAGAGACTACTATTATATACATTGCACTATGAAAAATTCAATGGATTAATATGTGTATTCAGCTGGGAAGGGATTGAATTTATAAGCAAAGTAATAAAAGGCTTTTATTTTAAATATGATAACAGCACCAAAAGTGGATTTTGGAAAGAAGGAATAATACCATTTCCTAATGTTGTGTATAATAGAACATTACTAACTAAGTTTAAAATACAAAAACTAAAAGAAAATGTAAATAATAAACTTTTTAATTCGTTGCAGCTTAATAAGTTAGACTTTTGGCGCATGGCAGAAAAGTCTAACTTAGTGTCAAATAATATTCCTGATACAAAACTACTTTCATCAATAGAAGATTTGGATAAAATGCTGGAGAAATATGATTATGTTTACTTAAAACCTATAGGTAGTTCATTAGCCAGGGGACTAATAAGAGTTCACAAATCAGAAGGTAGTTATTGTTTTCAAATAAATGATAACCCATATCCAGTTTTAGTGCAGAGTGGGGAAACAGCATTCAATTATTTTAATCGTATCAAACATAAACAGCAGTATTTAGTTCAACAAGGAATTAATTCTATTAAATTTGAAAATCGGTATATAGATTTTCGTGTAATAATGCAAAAGAATGAAACCTTGGAGTGGAAATGCACAAAAATTGTCGCCAAGATTGGTAAGCAAAACGGCATATGTTCAAATTTTAAGGAAGATGGTTATGCCCTAACCTTTGAGGAAGTGTTTATTAGAGTTCTTAAACTAGAGGATAAGGAAATTAATAATATTAAAACTAAACTAATAAATATTTGTAATAACCTATGCAAAATGTTTGATGAAACAGGCGAAAACTTTGGAGACCTGGGAATAGATGCAGCTATAGATGATAAATTAAATATTTGGATTTTAGAAGCTAACACTAGACAGGATCATAAAATAATTTTGCCCCTTAAAGATAGAAAATCTTTTCATGAAACTAAAAGTAATCCCATAAAGTATGCTGTGGCTTCAAGTTCTTTTAACATTTATAATAACTGA
- a CDS encoding GNAT family N-acetyltransferase: MKDPYEICPTFETESFILRLVSEEDSEGLLRCYSDSKAQKNFNSDRCTGDFCIYAIEDMLQCIKAWLYAYSQQEFIRFAIIDKSLSKAIGTVEMFGYVGKYKIKTGILRVDVSSEYENIDYLNEIFSVCNENFFDLFEVDMIATKAIPQAVERRNTLLKIGFCEGKVYEGEHYYLRSK; encoded by the coding sequence ATGAAGGACCCATACGAAATATGTCCCACTTTTGAAACAGAAAGCTTTATTTTAAGACTCGTTTCGGAAGAAGATTCCGAAGGTCTGCTTAGATGTTATTCTGATAGTAAGGCACAAAAAAATTTTAACTCTGATAGGTGTACAGGTGATTTCTGTATTTACGCAATTGAGGATATGTTGCAATGCATTAAAGCTTGGCTTTATGCATATTCTCAACAAGAATTTATACGCTTTGCAATTATAGATAAATCACTATCTAAAGCTATTGGAACAGTAGAAATGTTTGGTTATGTTGGTAAATATAAAATCAAGACAGGAATACTTCGAGTTGATGTTTCTTCTGAATACGAAAATATAGATTACTTAAACGAAATATTTAGTGTTTGTAACGAGAACTTTTTTGATTTGTTTGAGGTTGATATGATTGCAACTAAGGCGATACCTCAAGCTGTTGAAAGACGAAACACATTATTAAAAATTGGTTTCTGTGAAGGCAAGGTGTATGAAGGAGAACACTATTATTTGCGTTCAAAATAA